The window GCTCAATCCACCCGGCGGCAAGGTGGTCACAGCGGAGCAGAGGGAGCTCGCGCGCGTGCGCGCTGAGAATGCCCGCCTGAGGATGGAGAACGGGATTTTAAAAAAAGCGGCGGCGTACTTCGCCAAGGATGCGCTATGAAGTGCGCCTGGATCGATACGCAACGCAAAGCGTATCCGCTGCCGGTGATGTGCGAGACTCTTACGGTGAGCATTAGCGGTTACCGCGCCTGGAAGCGCGGTGGCAGCCCGCACCGCAAGCGGCTCACCGATGCCCAGTGGCTGACTCTGATTGGGGCCCTCCACAAGGAACTGAAGGGCGCCTACGGCTCGCCCAGGAGGGTGCGGGAGCTGCGCTCGCGCGGATTCCCTGCCAGCAAGCCCCGCGCCGGGCGGCTGATGCGTGAGAACGGCATACGGGCGCGGCACAAGCGGCGCTACAAGGCCACGACGGATTCGAGGCACGCGCTGCCGGTGGCGCCGGATCTGCTGGACCGGCACTTCGCCCCGGTGGCGCCCAATGAGGCGTGGCCGGCAGACATCACCTGCGTCTGGACGGATGAAGGCTGGCTGTACTTGGCGGCCGTGCCCGATCTGTTTAACCGGGAGATCGCCGGTTGGGCGATCCGGCCGGGAATGACGGCGGATATCGTGACCGGTGCGCTGACGATGGCGTGGTTCCGCAGAAGGCCGGCGCCGGGTCTGATTCATCCCCCGGACCGGGGTAGTCAGTACGCGAGCCGCCTGTTTCAGGACACCCTCACCGGCTACGGCATGATGTGCTCCATGAGCCGCAAGGGCAACTGCCGGGACAACGCGCCCGCAGAGAGCTTCTTCAACAGCCTGAAGAACGAACGGGTGCACGGTACGCGCTACGCC of the Gammaproteobacteria bacterium genome contains:
- a CDS encoding IS3 family transposase (programmed frameshift), which codes for MFKIPKQEYTAEFKELAVKRVKAGQGTGPVARDLGWVEQTLRNGVKAAKQGKLNPPGGKVVTAEQRELARVRAENARLRMENGILKKAAGVLRQGCAMKCAWIDTQRKAYPLPVMCETLTVSISGYRAWKRGGSPHRKRLTDAQWLTLIGALHKELKGAYGSPRRVRELRSRGFPASKPRAGRLMRENGIRARHKRRYKATTDSRHALPVAPDLLDRHFAPVAPNEAWPADITCVWTDEGWLYLAAVPDLFNREIAGWAIRPGMTADIVTGALTMAWFRRRPAPGLIHPPDRGSQYASRLFQDTLTGYGMMCSMSRKGNCRDNAPAESFFNSLKNERVHGTRYATRDEAIAGLFDYIEVFYNRSRRHSTLGYPSPVQFLQDWITNQYKRKMAA